One genomic segment of Cardinium endosymbiont of Philonthus spinipes includes these proteins:
- a CDS encoding YraN family protein translates to MPTKNIAQTFGQYAEMVAADFLVQKGFNVVAQNFRYKRFEIDLIVKKDNLIVFVEVKARKNNLFGNPEAFVNQKKIRALRLAAAHYLRIKNSEQAIRFDIIAVLGSSEKVTEIVHLEDGFY, encoded by the coding sequence ATGCCAACAAAAAACATCGCACAAACTTTTGGTCAATACGCAGAAATGGTGGCAGCAGACTTTTTAGTACAAAAAGGCTTTAACGTAGTGGCGCAAAACTTTCGTTACAAACGTTTTGAAATAGATCTTATTGTTAAAAAAGACAACCTCATTGTCTTTGTTGAGGTAAAGGCACGTAAAAATAATCTATTTGGCAACCCAGAAGCTTTTGTTAACCAAAAGAAAATTCGCGCATTACGCTTGGCTGCTGCCCATTACTTACGGATTAAAAATAGCGAGCAGGCCATACGCTTCGATATCATAGCTGTGCTAGGCAGCAGCGAAAAAGTTACTGAAATTGTACACTTGGAGGATGGATTCTATTAA
- the queA gene encoding tRNA preQ1(34) S-adenosylmethionine ribosyltransferase-isomerase QueA, translating to MKLSNFKFELPASSIAQYPIEEKEDARLMVVHKDSGKIEHKTFKDLPAYFSEGDTLVVNDSKVLPCKLYGCKEKTNAQVEVLLLRKLNDEHGLWDTIVEPARKIRIGNKIYFGDGELVAEIIDNTTSRGRTLKLLFDRTEEEFYALINEIGHMPLPHQIGRPSKAEDREYYQTIFAQNIGSIVLPAAGLHFTPYLLKYLALQNISVVPITLHIGLGELSIIDMEDLTKVRASSERFVITKEATQVVNQSLHHHKKVCAVGTSVLRAMESSVSVSCQLKEASDWTNKFILPSYTFKVCNALLTTFHLPSSISLVSVAAFGGEELILTAYAEAIKEGYRFFLYGDSMLII from the coding sequence ATGAAGTTATCCAATTTTAAGTTTGAGCTACCAGCGAGCAGCATTGCACAATATCCGATAGAGGAAAAGGAAGATGCGCGTTTAATGGTTGTACATAAAGATAGTGGCAAAATAGAGCATAAAACCTTTAAAGACCTTCCTGCTTATTTTAGTGAAGGGGATACTTTAGTGGTCAACGATTCTAAGGTATTGCCTTGTAAGCTTTATGGCTGTAAAGAAAAAACAAATGCACAAGTAGAAGTGCTTTTATTGCGGAAATTGAACGATGAGCATGGCTTATGGGATACTATTGTCGAGCCAGCACGTAAAATCCGTATAGGGAATAAAATTTACTTTGGAGATGGCGAGTTGGTAGCTGAAATTATAGACAATACGACTTCCAGGGGTCGCACCCTTAAATTGTTGTTTGACAGGACAGAAGAGGAATTTTATGCACTGATTAATGAAATTGGTCATATGCCTTTACCCCATCAGATAGGGCGCCCATCCAAAGCGGAAGACCGGGAATACTATCAGACCATATTTGCGCAAAACATAGGTAGTATTGTGTTACCAGCTGCTGGGCTCCACTTTACCCCTTATTTGTTGAAGTATTTAGCCTTGCAGAACATTTCGGTTGTACCGATTACGCTCCATATTGGTTTGGGTGAACTCAGTATCATTGATATGGAAGACTTAACCAAGGTAAGGGCTTCCTCTGAACGTTTTGTGATTACCAAGGAAGCTACACAAGTAGTCAATCAGAGCTTGCATCATCATAAAAAAGTTTGTGCTGTAGGCACTTCAGTGTTAAGGGCTATGGAATCTTCTGTTTCCGTTTCTTGCCAACTCAAAGAAGCCAGTGACTGGACTAATAAATTTATTTTACCTTCTTATACTTTTAAAGTTTGCAATGCATTATTGACCACATTTCATCTTCCTTCTTCTATTTCTTTAGTCAGCGTAGCTGCTTTTGGAGGAGAGGAGTTGATCTTAACTGCTTATGCCGAAGCTATAAAAGAAGGGTATCGGTTTTTCTTGTATGGCGACTCTATGTTGATTATATAA
- a CDS encoding lipoprotein signal peptidase — MKQFLKYFSIVVLIVLADQASKLWVYAHMEMGTDGQINLLGNVLKLTYTLNPGMAFSIHLGFKYGKLFITLFRFFASLYIFWYIIQSIRKNAPAFWILGWALVLGGAIGNSIDSIFYGVYLNNAPTDAPMKWLYGQVIDMLHIDLWSGVMPSWLPIWGDYYVYCLPVFNIADVAVSTGLIVILWRFHLAPHASN; from the coding sequence ATGAAACAGTTTCTAAAATATTTTTCTATTGTAGTATTGATTGTCCTAGCAGACCAAGCATCTAAACTTTGGGTCTATGCCCATATGGAAATGGGAACAGATGGGCAAATTAATCTTTTGGGCAATGTTTTAAAGCTTACCTATACTTTAAATCCTGGAATGGCTTTTAGCATTCATCTTGGTTTTAAGTATGGAAAACTATTCATTACCCTGTTCCGTTTTTTTGCCTCCCTATATATTTTTTGGTATATCATTCAATCCATAAGAAAAAATGCACCTGCTTTTTGGATCCTTGGATGGGCCTTGGTGTTAGGAGGTGCTATTGGCAATAGCATCGATAGCATCTTTTATGGTGTCTATTTGAATAACGCGCCTACTGATGCGCCTATGAAATGGCTCTATGGTCAGGTAATTGATATGCTTCATATTGATCTTTGGTCAGGCGTTATGCCTAGTTGGCTACCCATTTGGGGCGATTACTATGTATATTGTCTGCCTGTTTTTAACATAGCTGATGTAGCTGTATCTACTGGATTAATCGTTATTTTATGGCGGTTTCATCTAGCCCCTCATGCCAGCAATTAA
- a CDS encoding signal peptidase II, translating into MADQGSKLWVYSHMQLGPHHHIKIFGNLLKLTYVLNYGMAFGLQFGFKYGKLLITFVRLCASLYIAFHIVRSLAQPAIPFWVWGWILLLGGAIGNTIDSIFYGVYLDNAPDIAPMKWFHGQVIDMLHVDFWSGMLPNWFPIWGGQEMCVLPIFNIADVSIFLGLGMVFYSCSGLAPFKKKNQVADIVI; encoded by the coding sequence TTGGCAGATCAAGGATCCAAGCTTTGGGTCTATAGCCATATGCAATTGGGACCACACCATCACATTAAAATCTTTGGCAACTTATTAAAGTTGACCTATGTACTCAACTATGGCATGGCTTTTGGGCTGCAATTTGGTTTTAAGTATGGCAAGTTATTGATCACTTTTGTACGCCTTTGTGCCTCACTCTATATTGCATTTCATATTGTTCGTTCGCTGGCTCAGCCGGCCATTCCCTTTTGGGTTTGGGGGTGGATATTGCTTTTAGGAGGCGCTATTGGCAATACCATTGATAGTATTTTTTATGGTGTTTATTTAGATAATGCACCTGATATAGCCCCAATGAAATGGTTTCATGGTCAGGTAATTGATATGCTCCATGTTGATTTTTGGTCTGGTATGCTTCCTAATTGGTTCCCAATTTGGGGTGGACAAGAGATGTGTGTGTTGCCTATTTTCAATATAGCAGATGTCTCTATTTTTCTTGGACTAGGAATGGTTTTTTACTCCTGCAGTGGGTTGGCTCCATTTAAAAAAAAGAATCAAGTGGCCGATATTGTGATATAA
- a CDS encoding DUF6048 family protein, whose translation MLRYIIKPILCLILSAAIPGYAVANAPLPPNTIWPTTWYIGIDLAKTCVGWYQKTGAAYEVNGSIDFNHILLDVDYGWGQIQRDGRPNKGSFSSAQGRYFRLGLGYNFLTPTLHHNQFFVGFRYARSFFNFQLEGNRLQCNHPADKACTPEICSYAPIALRHSKGDAIAHWWEVVAGGKIYLISMLSVGCTARYKCSKSIENNLHALPFDIPGFGLAEFDHAFGYSVYIALRIPLQKSSKVCSGNFSKKSVT comes from the coding sequence ATGTTACGTTATATTATTAAGCCAATACTTTGTCTGATATTGTCTGCTGCGATCCCTGGGTATGCAGTGGCCAATGCGCCACTACCCCCTAATACCATTTGGCCAACTACCTGGTATATTGGTATAGATTTGGCAAAAACCTGCGTAGGTTGGTACCAAAAAACAGGCGCTGCCTATGAAGTCAATGGGTCTATTGATTTTAACCACATCTTATTGGATGTGGACTATGGATGGGGACAAATCCAGCGTGATGGTAGGCCCAATAAAGGCTCATTTTCATCTGCGCAGGGGCGCTATTTTAGGTTAGGGTTAGGGTATAATTTTCTAACACCTACGCTCCATCACAATCAATTTTTTGTAGGCTTCCGTTATGCTAGAAGCTTTTTTAATTTTCAACTAGAGGGTAATAGGTTGCAGTGCAACCACCCCGCTGATAAAGCTTGCACCCCTGAGATATGTAGCTATGCACCTATTGCATTGCGGCATAGTAAAGGTGATGCAATAGCCCATTGGTGGGAAGTGGTAGCAGGGGGGAAGATCTATCTGATTAGTATGTTGTCTGTTGGTTGTACCGCACGCTACAAGTGCAGTAAAAGCATAGAAAATAATTTACATGCGCTTCCATTTGATATTCCAGGTTTTGGATTAGCCGAATTTGATCATGCTTTTGGCTATAGTGTGTATATCGCATTGCGTATTCCACTTCAGAAAAGCAGTAAAGTTTGTTCCGGGAATTTTTCTAAAAAAAGTGTAACTTAA
- a CDS encoding L-threonylcarbamoyladenylate synthase: protein MTTKLVSLNNRSNPNRLSVASYLSAAQCAASLLNRGGVIAVPTDTVYGLACLAQNKNAVKRLFQIKQRNNDRPISICVGSIQDIPKYCKIGVKVMPLLNDLLPGPVTLLLKALPYINKSLIPKTNLVGLRIPDHPFMIHVAQLCNAAIALTSANKSNETSCLNIKEFKQLWPDLDAIFDGSTLGTIDPMRLGSTIVDLSVEGDFRIIRNGCALDYVKKILC from the coding sequence TTGACAACCAAATTAGTTTCTTTAAACAACCGGTCAAATCCAAACCGGTTATCAGTTGCTTCCTACCTATCTGCTGCTCAATGCGCCGCATCCTTACTGAATAGAGGAGGTGTGATCGCTGTACCTACTGACACGGTTTATGGGCTGGCCTGTTTGGCTCAAAATAAAAACGCGGTAAAAAGATTATTTCAGATTAAACAACGTAACAACGATAGGCCAATTTCCATTTGTGTTGGATCCATTCAAGACATTCCTAAATATTGTAAGATAGGGGTAAAGGTTATGCCTTTGCTCAACGATTTGCTCCCTGGGCCTGTCACGCTTCTTTTGAAAGCATTACCATATATTAATAAAAGTTTGATTCCCAAAACAAATTTGGTTGGTTTGCGCATACCAGATCATCCATTTATGATACATGTTGCACAGCTTTGTAATGCAGCCATTGCGTTAACCAGTGCCAATAAAAGTAATGAAACTAGTTGTTTAAATATTAAAGAGTTTAAGCAACTTTGGCCTGATTTAGATGCCATTTTTGATGGAAGTACTTTAGGTACTATTGATCCGATGAGACTAGGTTCTACTATTGTTGACCTCTCTGTTGAGGGCGATTTTAGGATTATAAGAAATGGATGTGCATTGGATTATGTAAAAAAGATATTGTGCTGA